From Longimicrobium sp., one genomic window encodes:
- a CDS encoding chemotaxis protein CheW: MRNVRAAAVPQVQLVTFRIGGEEFGLDVFQVHEILRYEPPTAMPKAPAFVEGVLDVRGALVPVIDLRKRFEVHDLRYDDDTRIMLADFQGERLGLIVDEVTEVLRVPETAVNPPPGYVKGLAAEFIRGIVRLEGRLVVLLDLERILSSQERMQLLFSGFGAEDEDAGTPAAKGAKG; encoded by the coding sequence ATGAGAAACGTTCGCGCGGCGGCGGTGCCGCAGGTGCAGCTCGTGACCTTCCGCATCGGCGGCGAGGAGTTCGGGCTCGACGTGTTCCAGGTGCACGAGATCCTGCGCTACGAGCCGCCCACCGCCATGCCCAAGGCGCCCGCCTTCGTGGAGGGCGTGCTGGACGTGCGCGGCGCCCTGGTGCCCGTGATCGACCTGCGCAAGCGGTTCGAGGTGCACGACCTGCGCTACGACGACGACACGCGCATCATGCTGGCCGATTTCCAGGGCGAGCGCCTGGGGCTGATCGTGGACGAGGTGACCGAGGTGCTGCGCGTGCCGGAAACCGCCGTGAACCCGCCGCCCGGCTACGTGAAGGGGCTGGCCGCCGAGTTCATCCGCGGGATCGTGCGGCTGGAGGGGCGCCTGGTGGTGCTGCTGGACCTGGAGCGCATCCTGAGCAGCCAGGAGCGGATGCAGCTCCTCTTCTCCGGCTTCGGCGCGGAGGACGAGGATGCGGGAACCCCGGCGGCGAAGGGCGCGAAGGGATGA
- a CDS encoding chemotaxis protein CheD (catalyzes the conversion of glutamine residues to glutamate on methyl-accepting chemotaxis receptors), with protein MKPRQIFVKVAHHATGAPGDVLITLGLGSCVAILLHDRQAKVGGLAHVLLPEPALARDRDNFAKFATTAVPMMVRELAAMGAREGRLEARIVGGASMFTSLMVPGSLNMGERNIRATREALRQAGIPLLGEAVGGDYGRSVRFDVAAGRTVVSSVGKPDVVL; from the coding sequence ATGAAGCCCCGGCAGATCTTCGTGAAGGTGGCCCACCACGCCACCGGCGCCCCCGGCGACGTGCTGATCACGCTGGGGCTGGGGAGCTGCGTGGCCATCCTCCTGCACGACCGGCAGGCGAAGGTGGGCGGGCTGGCGCACGTCCTCCTTCCCGAGCCGGCGCTGGCGCGCGACCGCGACAACTTCGCCAAGTTCGCCACCACCGCGGTGCCGATGATGGTGCGCGAGCTGGCGGCGATGGGCGCGCGCGAGGGGCGGCTGGAGGCGCGCATCGTGGGCGGCGCGTCGATGTTCACCTCGCTGATGGTGCCCGGCTCGCTGAACATGGGCGAGCGCAACATCCGCGCGACGCGCGAGGCGCTGCGGCAGGCGGGGATCCCGCTGCTGGGCGAGGCCGTGGGCGGCGACTACGGCCGCTCGGTGCGCTTCGACGTGGCCGCCGGACGCACGGTGGTCTCGTCGGTGGGGAAGCCGGATGTCGTCCTCTAG
- a CDS encoding chemotaxis protein CheW: protein MSGDAFRPFRERVAEDEAQVIAFRLGGELHACDIQLVEEVVTKRRVHRLPDMPPRLMGMLRLRGELVPVLDVAPLLDLALQAEQPAILVVGMGEARLGVAVDAAQDVVALTPADYRPAPLTGGDRDQFVVGVARLDGTLVSLIDLAEMLREAATAA from the coding sequence GTGAGCGGCGACGCGTTCCGCCCCTTCCGCGAGCGCGTGGCGGAGGACGAGGCGCAGGTGATCGCCTTCCGGCTGGGCGGCGAGCTGCACGCCTGCGACATCCAGCTGGTGGAGGAGGTGGTGACGAAGCGCCGCGTCCACCGTCTCCCCGACATGCCGCCGCGATTGATGGGGATGCTGCGCCTGCGCGGCGAGCTGGTGCCGGTGCTGGACGTGGCACCGCTGCTCGATCTCGCGCTGCAGGCCGAGCAGCCGGCGATCCTGGTCGTGGGGATGGGTGAGGCGCGCCTGGGCGTCGCCGTGGACGCGGCGCAGGACGTGGTGGCGCTCACCCCCGCCGACTACCGCCCCGCGCCCCTCACCGGCGGCGACCGCGACCAGTTCGTCGTCGGCGTGGCGCGGCTGGATGGAACGCTGGTGAGCCTGATCGACCTGGCGGAGATGCTGCGCGAGGCGGCGACCGCGGCGTAA
- a CDS encoding protein-glutamate O-methyltransferase CheR, producing MNLPPPYLPFTLPLEGDEEELERLKLKIERDRGFNCSFYKDKCLRRRIAVRMRARGQRSFADYASLLDREPAEYDHLLDTLTINVTKFFRNIETWHAVEQQVLPPLFATPGPLKVWSAGSASGEEAYTVSILMREWAEKHHRRGDADRVRVVGTDIDRKSLENAARGSYPDLSLTETPPHIRQRWFSPGPPYCIRPEAQKNVSFVRRDLISERAEGGQNLIFCRNVVIYFDREIQERLFKDFYDALVPGGFLVMGKVETLVGVARTLFRSVNNRERIFQKPA from the coding sequence ATGAATTTGCCGCCGCCGTACCTCCCCTTCACCCTGCCGCTGGAGGGCGACGAGGAGGAGCTGGAGCGCCTGAAGCTGAAGATCGAGCGCGACCGGGGCTTCAACTGCTCGTTCTACAAGGACAAGTGCCTGCGCCGCCGCATCGCCGTGCGGATGCGCGCGCGGGGGCAGCGCTCGTTCGCCGACTACGCCTCGCTGCTGGACCGCGAGCCGGCCGAGTACGACCACCTGCTCGACACGCTGACCATCAACGTCACCAAGTTCTTCCGCAACATCGAGACGTGGCACGCCGTGGAGCAGCAGGTGCTGCCACCGCTCTTCGCCACGCCGGGGCCGCTGAAGGTGTGGAGCGCGGGAAGCGCCAGCGGCGAGGAGGCGTACACGGTGTCCATCCTGATGCGCGAGTGGGCCGAGAAGCACCACCGCCGCGGCGACGCGGACCGGGTGCGCGTGGTGGGCACCGACATCGACCGCAAGAGCCTGGAGAACGCGGCCAGGGGGAGCTACCCCGACCTGTCGCTGACCGAGACGCCGCCGCACATCCGGCAGCGCTGGTTCTCGCCCGGGCCGCCGTACTGCATCCGCCCCGAGGCGCAGAAGAACGTGAGCTTCGTGCGCCGCGACCTGATCTCCGAGCGCGCGGAGGGCGGGCAGAACCTCATCTTCTGCCGGAACGTGGTGATCTACTTCGACCGCGAGATCCAGGAGCGGCTGTTCAAGGACTTCTACGACGCGCTGGTGCCGGGCGGGTTCCTGGTGATGGGAAAGGTGGAGACGCTGGTGGGGGTGGCGCGCACCCTTTTCCGCTCCGTGAACAACCGCGAACGGATCTTCCAGAAGCCCGCATGA
- a CDS encoding tetratricopeptide repeat protein produces the protein MNAEDLLAAYEERRAAIVARLDAGDAADAVKNDIVGLFKETEAAIERLTAFKETIRELVQRYKSLAGEKPAPAPAPRGRTVVSDLIGSTTYIERGWSAIAGGDAKRAVKELERALELAPNDPQAETLLGWAQMLRGHYDDALFTYYKVLAKTPDNPLARVNLGYICLKKGIFGEAIEHLSKAIRQEQDRKASLYAHFYMGLVYAEREMFDDARAFFRKTLELGPNMLEAWWEMGRAFYLEGNHRAAAEAWRQGVETNRFSLWGERCGVALKQVDAGEPVTFATQNVEAEAGETAQA, from the coding sequence ATGAACGCGGAGGATCTGCTGGCCGCGTACGAGGAGCGCCGCGCCGCCATCGTTGCCCGGCTGGACGCGGGCGACGCCGCCGATGCGGTCAAGAACGACATCGTGGGATTGTTCAAGGAGACCGAGGCGGCCATCGAGCGGCTGACGGCCTTCAAGGAGACCATCCGCGAGCTGGTGCAGCGCTACAAGTCGCTGGCCGGCGAGAAGCCCGCGCCCGCCCCGGCGCCGCGCGGGCGCACGGTGGTGTCCGACCTGATTGGCAGCACCACGTACATCGAGCGCGGGTGGAGCGCCATCGCCGGCGGCGACGCGAAGCGCGCGGTGAAGGAGCTGGAGCGCGCGCTGGAGCTGGCGCCCAACGACCCGCAGGCCGAGACGCTGCTGGGGTGGGCGCAGATGCTGCGCGGCCACTACGACGACGCGCTGTTCACCTACTACAAGGTGCTGGCGAAGACGCCCGACAACCCGCTGGCGCGCGTCAATCTCGGCTACATCTGCCTGAAGAAGGGGATCTTCGGCGAGGCCATCGAGCACCTGTCCAAGGCCATCCGCCAGGAGCAGGACCGCAAGGCATCGCTCTACGCCCACTTCTACATGGGGCTGGTGTACGCCGAGCGCGAGATGTTCGACGACGCGCGCGCCTTCTTCCGCAAGACGCTGGAGCTGGGCCCCAACATGCTCGAGGCGTGGTGGGAGATGGGGCGCGCCTTCTACCTGGAGGGCAACCACCGCGCGGCCGCCGAGGCGTGGCGGCAGGGGGTGGAGACGAACCGCTTCAGCCTGTGGGGCGAGCGCTGCGGCGTCGCGCTGAAGCAGGTGGACGCGGGCGAGCCGGTGACGTTCGCGACGCAGAACGTGGAAGCGGAGGCGGGGGAGACGGCGCAGGCGTGA
- a CDS encoding peptidase MA family metallohydrolase, whose amino-acid sequence MMRPFSLRRALRLVLAILSLAAGSVPIDSHLHAQATEAMSSGSVRVVYAPRQKDLARRVLAAARTPVRFPGLGAVAVPESTTIILASTPAEFAAATGGGVPEWAGGVAIPEMRRIVLPEYPGARVRGEDAATILRHEVAHLVVHDRLGDNVPRWFDEGYAEVASGGWDVESGWQLRVAFMTGSTPPLDSLTLDWPRGAVEARFAYLLSATAVDYLRRRGGERGMQLLFANWQREGTFEAALRTTFGITFGQLEDEWRRDVRSRYGWLAILSNVALIWLVATVLVLAAWIPRRRRNRRKLAQMDAEERMLPPIRPEMAGVDYPIAEPEEESA is encoded by the coding sequence ATGATGCGTCCCTTTTCCCTCCGGCGAGCGCTCCGGCTCGTCCTTGCCATCCTGTCGCTCGCCGCCGGTTCCGTCCCGATCGATTCACATCTCCATGCGCAGGCGACCGAGGCGATGTCGTCCGGCTCGGTGCGCGTGGTGTACGCGCCGCGGCAGAAGGATCTCGCGCGGCGGGTGCTTGCGGCGGCGCGTACGCCGGTGCGGTTTCCGGGGCTGGGCGCGGTCGCGGTGCCGGAGTCCACCACGATCATCCTGGCGTCCACGCCGGCGGAGTTTGCCGCGGCGACGGGGGGCGGCGTGCCGGAGTGGGCCGGCGGCGTGGCGATCCCCGAGATGCGGCGCATCGTGCTCCCCGAGTACCCCGGCGCGCGCGTCCGCGGCGAGGACGCGGCGACCATCCTGCGGCACGAGGTCGCGCATCTCGTCGTGCACGACCGGCTGGGCGACAACGTGCCGCGCTGGTTTGATGAGGGGTACGCCGAGGTGGCGAGCGGGGGATGGGACGTGGAGAGCGGATGGCAGCTGCGCGTGGCGTTCATGACCGGCTCCACGCCGCCGCTGGATTCGCTCACGCTGGACTGGCCGCGCGGCGCGGTCGAGGCGCGCTTCGCCTACCTGCTCTCCGCCACGGCGGTGGACTACCTGCGCCGGCGCGGCGGCGAGCGCGGGATGCAGCTGCTCTTCGCCAACTGGCAGCGCGAGGGAACGTTCGAGGCGGCGCTCCGCACCACGTTCGGCATCACCTTCGGCCAGCTGGAGGACGAGTGGCGCCGCGACGTGCGCTCGCGCTACGGCTGGCTGGCCATCCTCAGCAACGTCGCGCTCATCTGGCTCGTGGCGACGGTGCTGGTGCTGGCCGCCTGGATCCCGCGCCGCCGCCGCAACCGCCGCAAGCTCGCGCAGATGGATGCCGAGGAGCGCATGCTTCCGCCCATCCGCCCGGAGATGGCGGGTGTCGACTACCCGATCGCCGAGCCGGAGGAGGAAAGTGCCTGA